The Urocitellus parryii isolate mUroPar1 chromosome 13, mUroPar1.hap1, whole genome shotgun sequence nucleotide sequence aacaaacaaacaaacaaacaaacaacaacaacaataccaaaataaataaataaagagcaagttttggggaggggagggtggtaaagcacccttctgttcaacacccagtacaaggggaaacagcagcaacaaccaaaGGCAAACGAGAGACcgaaatgaaaagtacaacaagaagaagaagaagaaatgaggacgAGCCAATGGCGGTGATGCGCGCCAGTGACGCCAACGGTTCAGGAGGCTCACAAAGGCGCgcagagagttcagagccagcctcagccacttagcgaggacagagcaactcggtgagaccctgtctcaaagtaaagtacaaaaaaaaaaaaaaaaaaaaaaaaacctgctaataTAATATGCCTCAGGGGTTGAAAGCCCCCGCCCCCCTCAGTACAATGTCCGGTTATctaatccagaaacaaagaaaaccacacccaCCAACCCAACTCCCTCAAGAATAACCGCTGGCATTggcatcagaaacagagaaacagaccaaGAGAACAGATCTGACAACCCAGAAACACTCCCCCAAGCCCATGGAAAAACGGCGGGAACACGGATCCAATAAGGGTCCTGGGATAAACCACAGGACCCTGACAAATAAGAATGCatgctttccttgtgtgtgtgtgtgtgtgtgtgtgtgtgcccgcacGCGTGCAggagccccccccacacacacacacacagggccacacacacaaacacactccccCCGACCAGTCTCAAATGGATGGCAAAACATAAGGCaatcaagaaagaagatgtttcggagagatatctctgtgtctggaaaggagaaggatggaggCTGTGCAAAGTACTGAGTTGTCAAGGGAAAGATCCAGCGGctcccgcctataatcccaacagctcgggaggctgaagcaggagcagggcgagatccaggccagcctctggcaaAGCCAGGCTCTCATCCGCTCAccgagaccctgcctctcaataGAAGCCAAAAGGGGCCTTCAGGTGGGGGGCGGGAGTGGGCGGGGGTCGCTCACCGGTCCAGTACCCCTTCGTTGGATCCCCCCAAAGGAACCAACCAAACCACCAGAAGCGCTGAATACCGTTCAGAAATGGGTTTTTGTATCCCACGGGCCGCCTGGTGCCTTGGGGCTCTTCAAACTCGCCCCCTCGGGCTGATAGTCAGGCCTTTGGAGCCAATGGCCACAAGTTCATTCCACGGAACCCCCGCCAGACTTCCTTTggaggttcctgccaaggaatcaCCCTCGCCCTGTGGAGCTAAGCTTCCCCAATCCTCTTGGCTCTCCGGGCCTCCATTCCTGGGCTCCCAACAGGACCTAGACTCCTCAGAGTCAGTTCCGGTTTCCCTGGCAAATCGCtgtcctgggacccagggccacagAAGGGCGTGTCCCTGAAATTCAGTCTCCCCGTGCGCCCAAGAGGGAGAAGACTAGTCCGCGAGTCGGGTGGTACCGAGACCCAGGCTCTAGCCGGGGTGGCCGCTCCTGATTGGACCCAGGTTCTGCCCACCCAATCCAGTGCATGGGTGGCGGGCGCAGAAGTGGATGGGAGCTGAGCTAGCGGGTGCTCCTGGAAAGAGACAGGTGGGCGGGGTCCTTGAGGGCGGGGCGTGGCGCACACTCGGGCAGGGGGGCGGAGCCAGGGGCTCTATAAAGCCCAGGTCggcctgcctctgcagcctcaTTCCTTCTGGGACAGCGCCAGGCACAGGTGCTTCCAGCTGAGGCCCGGCGCCCTGAGGACCAGAAGCACACCCGCCCAGCGGCGCTCGGGGCAGCACCAGCGCGCCCGGAACAAGCGGCCAGCCGTTGCCAGGGCCCCGATACCCCGGCAGAGCGACAGCGGACCGAGTCCAGGGCCGAGGCCGAGCCGGCCACCCGAGATGGCGTCCGAGGAGGTGCTGCTGCGAGCCGTTCGCAAGCTGCAGGGGCGCCTGGCCACCAGGACCCGCCCTGACAAGCTCCAGAAATACTTGCAGCAGCTCTCCGCCTTGCCCCTCACCGCACACATCCTGCAGGAGACAGGTGTCAGAAAGATGGTCAAGAGCTTGCGCCACCACGAGCTCCTTGGCGGCCCGGCCAGGGACTTGGCGGCCCGGTGGAAGAAGCTGGCTCTTCTGGAGGCCGACCCCGGGCGTGGTCCGCACGACTCCCAACTGGCAAAGGAAATCACGGACACGGGCTCCCGAGAAAACTCGAGAAAACTCGGCAGTCCATCCCGCCGGACCGGGCACGGACCCAAAAAGCACAGAGACCTGGAGAGGTCTCCCAGGCGTGAGAGGAGAGAAGACGGGAGCAAGAAGCGCCCCCGGCTGGCAGCGTTGCCTGCACCCTGGCGCTCTTGGGATGGCTGCCCTGCTCGGGCCTCCGGGGGGCCTACCGGTCCTCATCCGATGTGCGGGGACCACTCCGCTTCCCCGGAGGACACGGAGCCCTCCGCTCGTGGCCGCGTGCCTGTCGAAGGCCGGGATGGTCCTTTTCAGGCCACCACGGGACTCCCGCGAGCAAGTGCCCTGCATGGGCCCCGGGGGAAACACGACCTGCTGCCCAGAGCAAGAGAGACCGATGACCAACTCGAGGATCCCAACGGTaagatggaatccatcttctcatttggacaggaaaggagaaggagctcatggagcccccagacagcgtgggacctggcaggagggacggagggagggaggtcgaGAGGAGCTAAAATGTGGATCCTTGCAGTCAAttcttctctcccagtgacagAAGGAGCCCTAGAAGGGAGAGAACCATCCATCCAAGACAGCAGTCcgggtggttgggtggttgggtggttgggtgcggggaggggaggggcaggggaggcatcccttccccggtgaatccagtaccatccatcctctacccagaaagtgagccccCCAAGCCCGGCTCGGCTGCTGAAGAACAGGCAGAGCgcctgcgggctgcgggctgcgggctgcgggctgctgaTTCTTGCTTTCACTGTGGTTGGTGCTGATACCCTTTCCGTTttcggtttgtttgttttttaatttttgtttccgtTTTGtttcctcaccccccaccccccacagacgGACAGCCAGAGGAGGAGTTCTCGGAGGCGCCCACCATGTCTTTCGAGGCGTACCTCACGTATGATGAGCggcctgggaagaagaagaaaaaggcgaAGACTTCGGCCAAGGCACGGAAAGCAGAAGCTTCCAAGAGGTCGAGCCAACACCTGGACTCGGCggagaactttcctcctctggtgaCTGCAAAGCAGTCGGCGGGGCCGCAGCCTGCCCAAGGCCAAGGCGGTGGGGCCAggatggaaggggtctcccgagaAGCCGCTGCGGTGCTGCCTGGCACGCCGTCCCCCAGCCTGTGGGACCCACCCAGTCCCCCtcctgatgaggatgatgatgcgcCGATGAGCTTCTTTGCACCCCATGCAACAGCGCTCTCTTcacctcagaaagaggaagaagctggcttcGCTGGAATGCGAACTAATTCCAGGACACCCGTGTTCTCTGGTGGCAAACGTGACCATCTCGCCCACACGACCTGGCTCCCACGGGGCAGCCAGGGAGTTGCAGACCAGGATTCCCTGTGGGAAGAGAGGGCGCTCCCGCATTCTCCTTTCGGGTCTGCTCTGGACAATTGCACACCCGAGCAGCTGTACCACGCGGAGAGATGCCACCAAGGGACCGCGGAAGAGTCAGATGGGCTCTGGAGACTGCACTGTGGCCAAGAATTTAAGGGAGAAACGCCTAAGGAGAACGAGTCCTGGAGGGAGATGTACCTGCGGCTTCAGGACGCCCGAGAGCAGCGACTGCGAGCACTCACCTCCCAAATACGATCCAGACATCCTCAAGAGCCCCGAGGCCGACAAACCAAGATGGTCTATTTCAAGTCACCCGGTGAGGTTCCAAGGAGGCACGGCCAGTTTGGGACACTAGCAGCGGCCGCCTCAGGAAGACCCAACTTCCaaccagcccaggaccccaggggaggcagagacacgccctccagcaccagcagcagcagcagcagcagcagcagcagcagcagcagcagctgcagaggcatcagaggcagcagcttGGATGCTACAAGTGAGACCGCAGCAGAGGCCTCTTGGAACCCTGTCAGAGCTCACCGCGGGGCACCAGTGGCCAACACCAGAAAAGCCAAGGCTAAGGACATCCCCCCACTCTTGGCCAAGACCCTTAAGGACTACAGGAGAGTCATCTCCCGAAGATGAACTCAgcccttgccttggacatttgcgatTTCCAAAGGAGGCTTCGATCTCTGCCAAACGTGGactctctgccctgtgctttgCGCGTGTCCCTCGCGGGAGAGCTCGATGCCAGTTCactgcctttgtttcctttcttgtcacCTGAGCCCCTCCTAAGCCCTGATGTTGTTTTCATGTAGAAATCCCCCTGATTGAATTTTAGACTAATAAAGGCCCGTCAAAGCTCTCAGTTGTCTATTTGGGAAGGACAGCGGGCTTTCTTACACATGGCCCCAGGAGCCACTAGTTCAAGGACTGGTGAATCTGACtaactgtgaaaacaaacaaacaaacaaacaaacaaacaaacaacaacaacaataccaaaataaataaataaagagcaagttttggggaggggagggtggtaaagcacccttctgttcaacacccagtacaaggggaaacagcagcaacaaccaaaGGCAAACGAGAGACcgaaatgaaaagtacaacaagaagaagaagaagaaatgaggacgAGCCAATGGCGGTGATGCGCGCCAGTGACGCCAACGGTTCAGGAGGCTCACAAAGGCGCgcagagagttcagagccagcctcagccacttagcgaggacagagcaactcggtgagaccctgtctcaaagtaaagtacaaaaaaaaaaaaaaaaaaaaaaaacctgctaataTAATATGCCTCAGGGGTTGAAAGCCCCCGCCCCCCTCAGTACAATGTCCGGTTATctaatccagaaacaaagaaaaccacacccaCCAACCCAACTCCCTCAAGAATAACCGCTGGCATTggcatcagaaacagagaaacagaccaaGAGAACAGATCTGACAACCCAGAAACACTCCCCCAAGCCCATGGAAAAACGGCGGGAACACGGATCCAATAAGGGTCCTGGGATAAACCACAGGACCCTGACAAATAAGAATGCatgctttccttgtgtgtgtgtgtgtgtgtgtgtgtgtgtgcccgcacGCGTGCaggagcccccccacacacacacacacagggccacacacacaaacacactccccCCGACCAGTCTCAAATGGATGGCAAAACATAAGGCaatcaagaaagaagatgtttcggagagatatctctgtgtctggaaaggagaaggatggaggCTGTGCAAAGTACTGAGTTGTCAAGGGAAAGATCCAGCGGctcccgcctataatcccaacagctcgggaggctgaagcaggagcagggcgagatccaggccagcctctggcaaAGCCAGGCTCTCATCCGCTCAccgagaccctgcctctcaataGAAGCCAAAAGGGGCCTTCAGGTGGGGGGCGGGAGTGGGCGGGGGTCGCTCACCGGTCCAGTACCCCTTCGTTGGATCCCCCCAAAGGAACCAACCAAACCACCAGAAGCGCTGAATACCGTTCAGAAATGGGTTTTTGTATCCCACGGGCCGCCTGGTGCCTTGGGGCTCTTCAAACTCGCCCCCTCGGGCTGATAGTCAGGCCTTTGGAGCCAATGGCCACAAGTTCATTCCACAGAACCCCCGCCAGACTTCCTTTggaggttcctgccaaggaatcaCCCTCGCCCTGTGGAGCTAAGCTTCCCCAATCCTCTTGGCTCTCCGGGCCTCCATTCCTGGGCTCCCAACAGGACCTAGACTCCTCAGAGTCAGTTCCGGTTTCCCTGGCAAATCGCtgtcctgggacccagggccacagAAGGGCGTGTCCCTGAAATTCAGTCTCCCCGTGCGCCCAAGAGGGAGAAGACTAGTCCGCGAGTCGGGTGGTACCGAGACCCAGGCTCTAGCCGGGGTGGCCGCTCCTGATTGGACCCAGGTTCTGCCCACCCAATCCAGTGCATGGGTGGCGGGCGCAGAAGTGGATGGGAGCTGAGCTAGCGGGTGCTCCTGGAAAGAGACAGGTGGGCGGGGTCCTTGAGGGCGGGGCGTGGCGCACACTCGGGCAGGGGGGCGGAGCCAGGGGCTCTATAAAGCCCAGGTCggcctgcctctgcagcctcaTTCCTTCTGGGACAGCGCCAGGCACAGGTGCTTCCAGCTGAGGCCCGGCGCCCTGAGGACCAGAAGCACACCCGCCCAGCGGCGCTCGGGGCAGCACCAGCGCGCCCGGAACAAGCGGCCAGCCGTTGCCAGGGCCCCGATACCCCGGCAGAGCGACAGCGGACCGAGTCCAGGGCCGAGGCCGAGCCGGCCACCCGAGATGGCGTCCGAGGAGGTGCTGCTGCGAGCCGTTCGCAAGCTGCAGGGGCGCCTGGCCACCAGGACCCGCCCTGACAAGCTCCAGAAATACTTGCAGCAGCTCTCCGCCTTGCCCCTCACCGCACACATCCTGCAGGAGACAGGTGTCAGAAAGATGGTCAAGAGCTTGCGCCACCACGAGCTCCTTGGCGGCCCGGCCAGGGACTTGGCGGCCCGGTGGAAGAAGCTGGCTCTTCTGGAGGCCGACCCCGGGCGTGGTCCGCACGACTCCCAACTGGCAAAGGAAATCACGGACACGGGCTCCCGAGAAAACTCGAGAAAACTCGGCAGTCCATCCCGCCGGACCGGGCACGGACCCAAAAAGCACAGAGACCTGGAGAGGTCTCCCAGGCGTGAGAGGAGAGAAGACGGGAGCAAGAAGCGCCCCCGGCTGGCAGCGTTGCCTGCACCCTGGCGCTCTTGGGATGGCTGCCCTGCTCGGGCCTCCGGGGGGCCTACCGGTCCTCATCCGATGTGCGGGGACCACTCCGCTTCCCCGGAGGACACGGAGCCCTCCGCTCGTGGCCGCGTGCCTGTCGAAGGCCGGGATGGTCCTTTTCAGGCCACCACGGGACTCCCGCGAGCAAGTGCCCTGCATGGGCCCCGGGGGAAACACGACCTGCTGCCCAGAGCAAGAGAGACCGATGACCAACTCGAGGATCCCAACGGTaagatggaatccatcttctcatttggacaggaaaggagaaggagctcatggagcccccagacagcgtgggacctggcaggagggacggagggagggaggtcgaGAGGAGCTAAAATGTGGATCCTTGCAGTCAAttcttctctcccagtgacagAAGGAGCCCTAGAAGGGAGAGAACCATCCATCCAAGACAGCAGTCcgggtggttgggtggttgggtggttgggtgcggggaggggaggggcaggggaggcatcccttccccggtgaatccagtaccatccatcctctacccagaaagtgagccccCCAAGCCCGGCTCGGCTGCTGAAGAACAGGCAGAGCgcctgcgggctgcgggctgcgggctgcgggctgctgaTTCTTGCTTTCACTGTGGTTGGTGCTGATACCCTTTCCGTTttcggtttgtttgttttttaatttttgtttccgtTTTGtttcctcaccccccaccccccacagacgGACAGCCAGAGGAGGAGTTCTCGGAGGCGCCCACCATGTCTTTCGAGGCGTACCTCACGTATGATGAGCggcctgggaagaagaagaaaaaggcgaAGACTTCGGCCAAGGCACGGAAAGCAGAAGCTTCCAAGAGGTCGAGCCAACACCTGGACTCGGCggagaactttcctcctctggtgaCTGCAAAGCAGTCGGCGGGGCCGCAGCCTGCCCAAGGCCAAGGCGGTGGGGCCAggatggaaggggtctcccgagaAGCCGCTGCGGTGCTGCCTGGCACGCCGTCCCCCAGCCTGTGGGACCCACCCAGTCCCCCtcctgatgaggatgatgatgcgcCGATGAGCTTCTTTGCACCCCATGCAACAGCGCTCTCTTcacctcagaaagaggaagaagctggcttcGCTGGAATGCGAACTAATTCCAGGACACCCGTGTTCTCTGGTGGCAAACGTGACCATCTCGCCCACACGACCTGGCTCCCACGGGGCAGCCAGGGAGTTGCAGACCAGGATTCCCTGTGGGAAGAGAGGGCGCTCCCGCATTCTCCTTTCGGGTCTGCTCTGGACAATTGCACACCCGAGCAGCTGTACCACGCGGAGAGATGCCACCAAGGGACCGCGGAAGAGTCAGATGGGCTCTGGAGACTGCACTGTGGCCAAGAATTTAAGGGAGAAACGCCTAAGGAGAACGAGTCCTGGAGGGAGATGTACCTGCGGCTTCAGGACGCCCGAGAGCAGCGACTGCGAGCACTCACCTCCCAAATACGATCCAGACATCCTCAAGAGCCCCGAGGCCGACAAACCAAGATGGTCTATTTCAAGTCACCCGGTGAGGTTCCAAGGAGGCACGGCCAGTTTGGGACACTAGCAGCGGCCGCCTCAGGAAGACCCAACTTCCaaccagcccaggaccccaggggaggcagagacacgccctccagcaccagcagcagcagcagcagcagcagcagcagcagcagcagcagcagctgcagaggcatcagaggcagcagcttGGATGCTACAAGTGAGACCGCAGCAGAGGCCTCTTGGAACCCTGTCAGAGCTCACCGCGGGGCACCAGTGGCCAACACCAGAAAAGCCAAGGCTAAGGACATCCCCCACTCTTGGCCAAGACCCTTAAGGACTACAGGAGAGTCATCTCCCGAAGATGAACTCAgcccttgccttggacatttgcgatTTCCAAAGGAGGCTTCGATCTCTGCCAAACGTGGactctctgccctgtgctttgCGCGTGTCCCTCGCGGGAGAGCTCGATGCCAGTTCactgcctttgtttcctttcttgtcacCTGAGCCCCTCCTAAGCCCTGATGTTGTTTTCATGTAGAAATCCCCCTGATTGAATTTTAGACTAATAAAGGCCCGTCAAAGCTCTCAGTTGTCTATTTGGGAAGGACAGCGGGCTTTCTTACACATGGCCCCAGGAGCCACTAGTTCAAGGACTGGTGAATCTGACtaactgtgaaaacaaacaaacaaacaaacaaacaaacaacaacaacaacaataccaaaataaataaataaagagcaagttttggggaggggagggtggtaaagcacccttctgttcaacacccagtacaaggggaaacagcagcaacaaccaaaGGCAAACGAGAGACcgaaatgaaaagtacaacaagaagaagaagaagaaatgaggacgAGCCAATGGCGGTGATGCGCGCCAGTGACGCCAACGGTTCAGGAGGCTCACAAAGGCGCgcagagagttcagagccagcctcagccacttagcgaggacagagcaactcggtgagaccctgtctcaaagtaaagtacaaaaaaaaaaaaaaaaaaaaaaaaaacctgctaataTAATATGCCTCAGGGGTTGAAAGCCCCCGCCCCCCTCAGTACAATGTCCGGTTATctaatccagaaacaaagaaaaccacacccaCCAACCCAACTCCCTCAAGAATAACCGCTGGCATTggcatcagaaacagagaaacagaccaaGAGAACAGATCTGACAACCCAGAAACACTCCCCCAAGCCCATGGAAAAACGGCGGGAACACGGATCCAATAAGGGTCCTGGGATAAACCACAGGACCCTGACAAATAAGAATGCatgctttccttgtgtgtgtgtgtgtgtgtgtgtgtgtgtgcccgcacGCGTGCAggagccccccacacacacacacacacagggc carries:
- the LOC144249962 gene encoding elongin-A-like, coding for MASEEVLLRAVRKLQGRLATRTRPDKLQKYLQQLSALPLTAHILQETGVRKMVKSLRHHELLGGPARDLAARWKKLALLEADPGRGPHDSQLAKEITDTGSRENSRKLGSPSRRTGHGPKKHRDLERSPRRERREDGSKKRPRLAALPAPWRSWDGCPARASGGPTGPHPMCGDHSASPEDTEPSARGRVPVEGRDGPFQATTGLPRASALHGPRGKHDLLPRARETDDQLEDPNESEPPKPGSAAEEQAERLRAAGCGLRAADSCFHCDGQPEEEFSEAPTMSFEAYLTYDERPGKKKKKAKTSAKARKAEASKRSSQHLDSAENFPPLVTAKQSAGPQPAQGQGGGARMEGVSREAAAVLPGTPSPSLWDPPSPPPDEDDDAPMSFFAPHATALSSPQKEEEAGFAGMRTNSRTPVFSGGKRDHLAHTTWLPRGSQGVADQDSLWEERALPHSPFGSALDNCTPEQLYHAERCHQGTAEESDGLWRLHCGQEFKGETPKENESWREMYLRLQDAREQRLRALTSQIRSRHPQEPRGRQTKMVYFKSPVANTRKAKAKDIPPLLAKTLKDYRRVISRR